From the genome of Triticum aestivum cultivar Chinese Spring chromosome 3B, IWGSC CS RefSeq v2.1, whole genome shotgun sequence, one region includes:
- the LOC123064442 gene encoding uncharacterized protein codes for MEQADHGDLAALLPEDVLADVLRRVAPPRWLAVSRCVCKAWRAIIDGECLLRTELPFSGFFITFMELCLPEFFARPLPPPGRPAISGKLDFLPRAIKVRPSGRSLYGGYYIQDHCNGLLLLHGYVVNPATRRWDPLPRCPPNHGTGIVYDALNREHLAFDPMASSHYHVVSIHYFPTYLRPDEFDPLEEASEWPPSPYILQVFSSKTRRWEERSFVR; via the coding sequence ATGGAGCAGGCGGACCACGGCGACCTGGCGGCGCTCCTGCCGGAGGACGTGCTCGCCGACGTGCTCCGTCGAGTGGCGCCGCCGCGCTGGCTCGCCGTGTCGCGCTGCGTCTGCAAGGCGTGGCGAGCCATCATCGACGGCGAGTGCCTCCTGCGCACTGAGCTCCCGTTTAGCGGCTTCTTCATCACCTTCATGGAGCTCTGTCTGCCTGAGTTCTTCGCCCGCCCCTTGCCGCCGCCTGGTCGGCCGGCGATCAGCGGCAAGCTCGATTTCCTACCCAGAGCCATTAAAGTTCGCCCCAGTGGCCGGAGCTTGTATGGCGGCTACTACATCCAGGATCACTGCAATGGTCTCCTTTTGCTCCACGGCTACGTGGTTAACCCTGCCACGCGACGCTGGGATCCTCTGCCCCGATGCCCGCCCAACCATGGTACAGGGATCGTCTATGACGCCCTTAACCGAGAGCATCTCGCCTTTGATCCGATGGCTTCGTCCCACTATCATGTGGTGTCGATCCACTATTTTCCTACCTACTTGAGGCCTGATGAATTTGACCCCTTAGAAGAGGCATCCGAATGGCCACCATCTCCATATATCTTGCAAGTATTCTCCTCAAAGACACGGCGTTGGGAGGAGAGGTCTTTTGTTCGATAA